In Cellulomonas sp. Y8, the genomic stretch CCTGGTCCTCATGCACGTGTCCGGCGGCTCGGTGCTCGCCGTCGCCGCGGACACCACCTGCGACGTGGGCGTCGTCGGCTACGAGATGGCGATGCTCGCCAGCCGCGCGCAGACGACCCTCACCCCGCAGCTCGTGTCCGACCTGCGGCGCGAGCTCCCGGTGGACAGCCCCGCACGGACGGAGGCCTGACGCCGTGACCGACCCCCGCCGCGAGCGCCGCGCCGCGCCCGAGGTCCGCCCGTACGTCATCACGGGCGGCCGCACCCGGGCGGAGGGCGATGACGTGCGCCTGGACACGCTCGTGCAGGCGGACGGCTCGGCGCACCCCGCGCTCACCTCGGAGCAGCGGGCGGTCCTCGCCGGGCTGGCGGGCACCTACCTGACCGTGGCCGAGGTCGCCGCCCGGATCGAGGTGCCGCTCGGCGTCGCCCGGATCCTCGTCGCCGACCTGGTCCGGGCCGGGGCCGTGCGGGTGCACGACCCGGCCGTGCCCGGGCTCGACGCCGCCGCGGCGACCGACCAGGAGCAGCGCTACCTCATCCTCGACGTCCTGGAGAGTGTCTACGATGGCATTTCCGCCCTCTGAGGGCCCCGGCCCGCTGGGTCCGGAGCAGCCC encodes the following:
- a CDS encoding DUF742 domain-containing protein, which encodes MTDPRRERRAAPEVRPYVITGGRTRAEGDDVRLDTLVQADGSAHPALTSEQRAVLAGLAGTYLTVAEVAARIEVPLGVARILVADLVRAGAVRVHDPAVPGLDAAAATDQEQRYLILDVLESVYDGISAL